A region from the Aegilops tauschii subsp. strangulata cultivar AL8/78 chromosome 5, Aet v6.0, whole genome shotgun sequence genome encodes:
- the LOC109744985 gene encoding uncharacterized protein isoform X1 — protein sequence MALKVASCIRFSRLRLLSSRLAYCSLSDVPASRASGGTAGSTEFDSAIRSLKNNNLRPEILTRVLDSTSDLNLALRIFKWASSQRIFAHTADTYACMISKLGVVGNCDEMDSLLKEMIKLNAPILEKILNNLVQFLSNKNRCDEALLVIQNACSGKLKISVSSCNAVLCGLVKEGRGLRPFIRAYVEIVKAGVLPDVDTLNCLIEALCEAGKLDLALIQLDRMSKKRCTPNSHTFKILITALCSHGRADESIEIFEEMMQLRCIPDSCFYVQVLPLFCKFNKPKEASKLYQMMKQASLQLDLHSYGALIKCLCENQLLDDAVMTFTEMIASGHAPMINTYVNVVDCYCTLSQFHKAVSFLEENDVAETEPYNVLLRVLCETGTVRDLVSYFEEFRTRGMVDCRSWNIVITQFCNEGNIRRASELIGRMTVSSFTADESTYSSVVSCYCRLGLHRTALDLFRRASVSNLVLKSESFSQLVEGLCHMERIQEAAEVFKYHCKKGCSLTSEALDILIQGSCMAGMICDAIRMRSLAVCTGTSCTFSTYNTIIHALLRLKKEKDLSLLLAQMLMEGCLLDSYTYNVLVRCFLTKETILEAALLFNKMVNDGFVPDQETFELLVPDMAVFSLLSRVSESLLKVVSIDGMASPRIYNIIIYGLIKEGFKSEACKFLDQMLDKGWVPDSKTHRVLVGTIDGEEAREVGNSFRTADDDTVSNILLEGLE from the coding sequence GGCCAGAGATACTGACCCGCGTTCTTGATTCTACTTCAGATTTGAACTTGGCCCTTCGGATATTTAAATGGGCATCAAGTCAGAGGATATTTGCTCATACGGCTGACACATACGCCTGCATGATCTCCAAGCTCGGTGTTGTTGGGAATTGTGATGAGATGGACAGCCTCCTAAAGGAGATGATTAAATTGAATGCCCCTATATTGGAAAAAATCTTGAACAACTTAGTTCAGTTCCTGAGCAATAAGAACCGTTGCGATGAAGCCTTGCTGGTGATTCAGAATGCTTGCTCTGGGAAGCTCAAGATCTCAGTGTCATCTTGCAATGCTGTGCTGTGTGGTTTAGTCAAGGAAGGGAGGGGTTTGCGACCATTCATCCGTGCGTACGTGGAGATTGTGAAGGCGGGAGTCCTTCCTGATGTGGATACCTTGAATTGCTTAATTGAGGCTTTGTGTGAAGCTGGCAAATTAGACCTGGCGCTGATTCAGCTTGACAGGATGAGCAAGAAAAGGTGTACTCCTAATAGCCACACTTTCAAGATACTCATAACAGCGCTTTGTTCTCACGGCAGAGCAGATGAATCAATAGAAATTTTTGAGGAGATGATGCAGCTGAGATGCATCCCCGATAGCTGCTTTTATGTTCAAGTGCTGCCCTTATTTTGTAAGTTCAATAAACCCAAGGAGGCAAGTAAGTTGTATCAAATGATGAAACAAGCCAGCCTTCAGTTGGACCTACATTCTTATGGTGCCTTGATTAAATGTTTGTGTGAGAACCAACTATTGGATGATGCCGTCATGACATTTACAGAAATGATAGCGTCAGGTCATGCACCAATGATAAATACCTATGTGAATGTTGTAGATTGCTATTGTACATTATCCCAGTTCCACAAAGCTGTGAGTTTTCTTGAGGAAAATGATGTCGCAGAAACAGAGCCATATAATGTACTGTTGAGAGTGTTATGTGAAACAGGTACTGTGAGAGATTTAGTGAGCTATTTTGAGGAATTTCGCACAAGGGGGATGGTTGATTGTCGCTCATGGAACATAGTTATCACTCAGTTCTGCAATGAAGGGAACATTAGAAGAGCATCTGAGCTTATTGGTAGAATGACAGTTTCTTCTTTTACAGCTGATGAGAGTACTTATTCTTCTGTTGTATCTTGTTACTGTCGGTTAGGGTTGCACAGGACTGCCCTAGATCTGTTCAGAAGGGCCAGTGTTAGTAATCTGGTACTGAAATCAGAATCTTTCTCGCAGCTGGTAGAAGGTTTGTGCCACATGGAGCGGATCCAAGAAGCTGCTGAAGTTTTTAAATATCACTGCAAAAAAGGTTGCAGCCTTACCAGCGAGGCGCTTGATATACTAATCCAAGGGAGTTGTATGGCTGGAATGATATGTGACGCAATCAGAATGCGTTCACTAGCTGTTTGCACTGGCACTTCTTGCACATTTTCAACTTATAACACAATTATCCATGCACTACTGCGTTTGAAGAAGGAGAAGGATCTGTCGCTTCTCCTTGCACAGATGCTGATGGAAGGTTGTCTATTGGACAGCTACACATACAATGTTCTTGTCCGTTGTTTCCTCACCAAGGAGACAATTCTTGAGGCTGCTCTGTTGTTCAACAAAATGGTGAATGATGGCTTTGTTCCTGACCAAGAGACATTTGAACTATTAGTCCCTGATATGGCCGTGTTTTCGTTACTAAGCAGGGTTTCAGAAAGTTTACTGAAAGTGGTAAGTATAGATGGAATGGCAAGCCCTAGAATTTATAACATTATCATTTATGGCCTTATCAAAGAAGGCTTCAAGAGTGAGGCATGTAAGTTTTTGGATCAAATGCTAGACAAGGGATGGGTACCTGATTCAAAGACACATCGTGTGTTAGTTGGGACAATTGATGGAGAGGAGGCTAGAGAAGTTGGCAATTCCTTCCGAACAGCTGATGATGACACTGTAAGCAACATACTGTTGGAGGGTCTAGAATAG
- the LOC109744985 gene encoding protein ACCELERATED CELL DEATH 6 isoform X2 has protein sequence MLDAQATSALTRRLLKLGISAAGEMLSAGPGDDGLMSSELYLAVRGGRKEEAMALLLQQYSGAHAADEISGIHQVSPERNNVLHLAADQGHDELIRELYTSFGDKTLLSSPNSALDTPLHCAARAGHEMAVSLLIQLAMDSGDQSILCCKNEAGDTALHLAARLGHGAAVEAMVSAAPGLASEVNTAGLSPLYLAVMSKSAPAVRAITTRCSHASTAGPSSQNALHAAVFQGSEMVSLLLDWKASGPSLASKADGTGSTPLHFASSDGDRSIVGAILRVAPHAVRMRDSAGLSALHVAAGMGHAHVAEALMEACPDATELRDDRGGTFLHAAARGGHSRVVSLAMKKPTLRSLLNTHDGDGNTPLHLAVAACAPSVVEALMWRGELCADVMNNEGHTPLDLAARSTSFFSMLALVVTLATFGAQSRPQRRDHVEQWRGRDIAQGIEKMSDSLAVVGVLIATVTFTAANNVPGSYEQADGTAPDKRVFKGMAVLQEKILFQFFLILDSFALVTSVLAVILLVFGKASRSAGSWKSFAAALHCIWVSLVSMFIAFYAALAAVTSMEALYRIIYHVIYIGFALLYGTVVTLIVPVSTCTLWKALWCTVLKGRHNVLGRRLKQQYPVARAYAPHLILFMATN, from the exons ATGTTGGATGCTCAAGCAACTTCAGCTCTGACACGAAGGCTGTTGAAATTAGGAATATCTGCAGCTGGCGAGATG CTCAGTGCGGGTCCTGGCGATGACGGCCTCATGAGCTCCGAGTTGTACCTCGCCGTGCGTGGGGGCAGAAaggaggaagccatggcgctgctTCTGCAACAATACAGTGGCGCCCATGCTGCTGATGAAATCTCTG GTATACACCAGGTCAGCCCGGAGAGGAACAATGTTCTTCATTTGGCCGCGGATCAAGGGCATGACGAGCTGATCCGGGAGCTCTACACCAGCTTTGGGGACAAGACCTTGCTCTCTTCCCCCAACTCGGCTCTGGACACGCCGCTGCACTGCGCGGCGAGGGCTGGGCATGAGATGGCCGTGTCGCTCCTCATCCAGCTCGCTATGGACAGCGGAGATCAGAGCATCTTGTGCTGCAAGAACGAGGCTGGGGACACGGCCCTGCATCTAGCGGCAAGGCTCGGCCATGGCGCGGCAGTTGAGGCTATGGTCTCCGCGGCGCCAGGGCTGGCCTCTGAGGTTAACACTGCTGGCTTGTCACCGCTCTACTTGGCAGTGATGAGCAAGTCGGCACCCGCTGTCAGAGCGATAACGACCAGATGCAGCCATGCATCGACTGCTGGCCCGAGCTCGCAGAATGCTCTGCATGCCGCAGTCTTCCAGGGCTCAG AAATGGTCAGCCTACTACTGGATTGGAAGGCATCTGGCCCATCCCTGGCCAGCAAAGCTGATGGCACTGGCAGCACTCCGCTCCATTTCGCTTCGTCTGACGGCGACCGCTCCATCGTGGGTGCCATCCTGCGGGTCGCACCACATGCGGTGCGCATGCGGGACTCGGCCGGCCTCTCTGCTCTCCACGTGGCGGCGGGAATGGGCCACGCCCACGTGGCCGAGGCGCTGATGGAGGCCTGCCCCGATGCCACCGAGCTCCGGGACGACCGCGGCGGGACCTTCCTGCACGCCGCGGCCAGGGGAGGCCACTCCAGGGTCGTGTCGCTTGCCATGAAGAAACCGACGCTCCGCAGCCTCCTCAACACGCATGATGGGGATGGCAATACGCCGCTGCACCTCGCGGTGGCCGCATGCGCGCCCAGCGTCGTGGAGGCCTTGATGTGGCGTGGCGAATTGTGTGCCGACGTCATGAACAACGAAGGGCACACGCCGTTGGATCTCGCAGCTAGATCGACCAGTTTCTTCTCCATG TTGGCCTTGGTGGTGACGCTGGCCACGTTCGGGGCACAATCTCGGCCTCAGAGGCGGGACCATGTGGAGCAATGGAGGGGCCGTGACATAGCGCAAGGGATTGAGAAGATGTCCGACAGCCTTGCGGTTGTCGGCGTGCTCATCGCCACTGTGACCTTCACCGCCGCCAACAACGTGCCGGGTTCCTATGAGCAAGCTGACGGCACGGCACCCGACAAGAGGGTGTTCAAGGGCATGGCGGTGCTACAGGAGAAGATCCTCTTCCAATTCTTCCTGATCCTCGACAGCTTCGCCCTGGTCACCTCCGTGCTCGCCGTGATCCTTCTTGTCTTCGGGAAGGCGTCGCGCTCCGCAGGGTCGTGGAAGAGCTTCGCGGCGGCGCTGCACTGCATATGGGTGTCGCTGGTCAGCATGTTCATTGCCTTCTACGCAGCTCTCGCTGCGGTGACGAGCATGGAGGCGCTCTACCGTATCATCTACCACGTCATATACATCGGCTTCGCCCTACTATACGGCACGGTCGTAACTTTGATCGTGCCGGTGTCGACCTGCACACTTTGGAAGGCTCTCTGGTGCACCGTCTTGAAAGGAAGGCACAACGTCCTCGGGAGGCGTCTCAAGCAGCAGTATCCAGTCGCCCGGGCTTACGCACCCCACCTGATTCTTTTCATGGCAACAAATTAA
- the LOC109744985 gene encoding uncharacterized protein isoform X4, which translates to MLDAQATSALTRRLLKLGISAAGEMVSPERNNVLHLAADQGHDELIRELYTSFGDKTLLSSPNSALDTPLHCAARAGHEMAVSLLIQLAMDSGDQSILCCKNEAGDTALHLAARLGHGAAVEAMVSAAPGLASEVNTAGLSPLYLAVMSKSAPAVRAITTRCSHASTAGPSSQNALHAAVFQGSEMVSLLLDWKASGPSLASKADGTGSTPLHFASSDGDRSIVGAILRVAPHAVRMRDSAGLSALHVAAGMGHAHVAEALMEACPDATELRDDRGGTFLHAAARGGHSRVVSLAMKKPTLRSLLNTHDGDGNTPLHLAVAACAPSVVEALMWRGELCADVMNNEGHTPLDLAARSTSFFSMLALVVTLATFGAQSRPQRRDHVEQWRGRDIAQGIEKMSDSLAVVGVLIATVTFTAANNVPGSYEQADGTAPDKRVFKGMAVLQEKILFQFFLILDSFALVTSVLAVILLVFGKASRSAGSWKSFAAALHCIWVSLVSMFIAFYAALAAVTSMEALYRIIYHVIYIGFALLYGTVVTLIVPVSTCTLWKALWCTVLKGRHNVLGRRLKQQYPVARAYAPHLILFMATN; encoded by the exons ATGTTGGATGCTCAAGCAACTTCAGCTCTGACACGAAGGCTGTTGAAATTAGGAATATCTGCAGCTGGCGAGATG GTCAGCCCGGAGAGGAACAATGTTCTTCATTTGGCCGCGGATCAAGGGCATGACGAGCTGATCCGGGAGCTCTACACCAGCTTTGGGGACAAGACCTTGCTCTCTTCCCCCAACTCGGCTCTGGACACGCCGCTGCACTGCGCGGCGAGGGCTGGGCATGAGATGGCCGTGTCGCTCCTCATCCAGCTCGCTATGGACAGCGGAGATCAGAGCATCTTGTGCTGCAAGAACGAGGCTGGGGACACGGCCCTGCATCTAGCGGCAAGGCTCGGCCATGGCGCGGCAGTTGAGGCTATGGTCTCCGCGGCGCCAGGGCTGGCCTCTGAGGTTAACACTGCTGGCTTGTCACCGCTCTACTTGGCAGTGATGAGCAAGTCGGCACCCGCTGTCAGAGCGATAACGACCAGATGCAGCCATGCATCGACTGCTGGCCCGAGCTCGCAGAATGCTCTGCATGCCGCAGTCTTCCAGGGCTCAG AAATGGTCAGCCTACTACTGGATTGGAAGGCATCTGGCCCATCCCTGGCCAGCAAAGCTGATGGCACTGGCAGCACTCCGCTCCATTTCGCTTCGTCTGACGGCGACCGCTCCATCGTGGGTGCCATCCTGCGGGTCGCACCACATGCGGTGCGCATGCGGGACTCGGCCGGCCTCTCTGCTCTCCACGTGGCGGCGGGAATGGGCCACGCCCACGTGGCCGAGGCGCTGATGGAGGCCTGCCCCGATGCCACCGAGCTCCGGGACGACCGCGGCGGGACCTTCCTGCACGCCGCGGCCAGGGGAGGCCACTCCAGGGTCGTGTCGCTTGCCATGAAGAAACCGACGCTCCGCAGCCTCCTCAACACGCATGATGGGGATGGCAATACGCCGCTGCACCTCGCGGTGGCCGCATGCGCGCCCAGCGTCGTGGAGGCCTTGATGTGGCGTGGCGAATTGTGTGCCGACGTCATGAACAACGAAGGGCACACGCCGTTGGATCTCGCAGCTAGATCGACCAGTTTCTTCTCCATG TTGGCCTTGGTGGTGACGCTGGCCACGTTCGGGGCACAATCTCGGCCTCAGAGGCGGGACCATGTGGAGCAATGGAGGGGCCGTGACATAGCGCAAGGGATTGAGAAGATGTCCGACAGCCTTGCGGTTGTCGGCGTGCTCATCGCCACTGTGACCTTCACCGCCGCCAACAACGTGCCGGGTTCCTATGAGCAAGCTGACGGCACGGCACCCGACAAGAGGGTGTTCAAGGGCATGGCGGTGCTACAGGAGAAGATCCTCTTCCAATTCTTCCTGATCCTCGACAGCTTCGCCCTGGTCACCTCCGTGCTCGCCGTGATCCTTCTTGTCTTCGGGAAGGCGTCGCGCTCCGCAGGGTCGTGGAAGAGCTTCGCGGCGGCGCTGCACTGCATATGGGTGTCGCTGGTCAGCATGTTCATTGCCTTCTACGCAGCTCTCGCTGCGGTGACGAGCATGGAGGCGCTCTACCGTATCATCTACCACGTCATATACATCGGCTTCGCCCTACTATACGGCACGGTCGTAACTTTGATCGTGCCGGTGTCGACCTGCACACTTTGGAAGGCTCTCTGGTGCACCGTCTTGAAAGGAAGGCACAACGTCCTCGGGAGGCGTCTCAAGCAGCAGTATCCAGTCGCCCGGGCTTACGCACCCCACCTGATTCTTTTCATGGCAACAAATTAA
- the LOC109744985 gene encoding uncharacterized protein isoform X3: MSSELYLAVRGGRKEEAMALLLQQYSGAHAADEISGIHQVSPERNNVLHLAADQGHDELIRELYTSFGDKTLLSSPNSALDTPLHCAARAGHEMAVSLLIQLAMDSGDQSILCCKNEAGDTALHLAARLGHGAAVEAMVSAAPGLASEVNTAGLSPLYLAVMSKSAPAVRAITTRCSHASTAGPSSQNALHAAVFQGSEMVSLLLDWKASGPSLASKADGTGSTPLHFASSDGDRSIVGAILRVAPHAVRMRDSAGLSALHVAAGMGHAHVAEALMEACPDATELRDDRGGTFLHAAARGGHSRVVSLAMKKPTLRSLLNTHDGDGNTPLHLAVAACAPSVVEALMWRGELCADVMNNEGHTPLDLAARSTSFFSMLALVVTLATFGAQSRPQRRDHVEQWRGRDIAQGIEKMSDSLAVVGVLIATVTFTAANNVPGSYEQADGTAPDKRVFKGMAVLQEKILFQFFLILDSFALVTSVLAVILLVFGKASRSAGSWKSFAAALHCIWVSLVSMFIAFYAALAAVTSMEALYRIIYHVIYIGFALLYGTVVTLIVPVSTCTLWKALWCTVLKGRHNVLGRRLKQQYPVARAYAPHLILFMATN, from the exons ATGAGCTCCGAGTTGTACCTCGCCGTGCGTGGGGGCAGAAaggaggaagccatggcgctgctTCTGCAACAATACAGTGGCGCCCATGCTGCTGATGAAATCTCTG GTATACACCAGGTCAGCCCGGAGAGGAACAATGTTCTTCATTTGGCCGCGGATCAAGGGCATGACGAGCTGATCCGGGAGCTCTACACCAGCTTTGGGGACAAGACCTTGCTCTCTTCCCCCAACTCGGCTCTGGACACGCCGCTGCACTGCGCGGCGAGGGCTGGGCATGAGATGGCCGTGTCGCTCCTCATCCAGCTCGCTATGGACAGCGGAGATCAGAGCATCTTGTGCTGCAAGAACGAGGCTGGGGACACGGCCCTGCATCTAGCGGCAAGGCTCGGCCATGGCGCGGCAGTTGAGGCTATGGTCTCCGCGGCGCCAGGGCTGGCCTCTGAGGTTAACACTGCTGGCTTGTCACCGCTCTACTTGGCAGTGATGAGCAAGTCGGCACCCGCTGTCAGAGCGATAACGACCAGATGCAGCCATGCATCGACTGCTGGCCCGAGCTCGCAGAATGCTCTGCATGCCGCAGTCTTCCAGGGCTCAG AAATGGTCAGCCTACTACTGGATTGGAAGGCATCTGGCCCATCCCTGGCCAGCAAAGCTGATGGCACTGGCAGCACTCCGCTCCATTTCGCTTCGTCTGACGGCGACCGCTCCATCGTGGGTGCCATCCTGCGGGTCGCACCACATGCGGTGCGCATGCGGGACTCGGCCGGCCTCTCTGCTCTCCACGTGGCGGCGGGAATGGGCCACGCCCACGTGGCCGAGGCGCTGATGGAGGCCTGCCCCGATGCCACCGAGCTCCGGGACGACCGCGGCGGGACCTTCCTGCACGCCGCGGCCAGGGGAGGCCACTCCAGGGTCGTGTCGCTTGCCATGAAGAAACCGACGCTCCGCAGCCTCCTCAACACGCATGATGGGGATGGCAATACGCCGCTGCACCTCGCGGTGGCCGCATGCGCGCCCAGCGTCGTGGAGGCCTTGATGTGGCGTGGCGAATTGTGTGCCGACGTCATGAACAACGAAGGGCACACGCCGTTGGATCTCGCAGCTAGATCGACCAGTTTCTTCTCCATG TTGGCCTTGGTGGTGACGCTGGCCACGTTCGGGGCACAATCTCGGCCTCAGAGGCGGGACCATGTGGAGCAATGGAGGGGCCGTGACATAGCGCAAGGGATTGAGAAGATGTCCGACAGCCTTGCGGTTGTCGGCGTGCTCATCGCCACTGTGACCTTCACCGCCGCCAACAACGTGCCGGGTTCCTATGAGCAAGCTGACGGCACGGCACCCGACAAGAGGGTGTTCAAGGGCATGGCGGTGCTACAGGAGAAGATCCTCTTCCAATTCTTCCTGATCCTCGACAGCTTCGCCCTGGTCACCTCCGTGCTCGCCGTGATCCTTCTTGTCTTCGGGAAGGCGTCGCGCTCCGCAGGGTCGTGGAAGAGCTTCGCGGCGGCGCTGCACTGCATATGGGTGTCGCTGGTCAGCATGTTCATTGCCTTCTACGCAGCTCTCGCTGCGGTGACGAGCATGGAGGCGCTCTACCGTATCATCTACCACGTCATATACATCGGCTTCGCCCTACTATACGGCACGGTCGTAACTTTGATCGTGCCGGTGTCGACCTGCACACTTTGGAAGGCTCTCTGGTGCACCGTCTTGAAAGGAAGGCACAACGTCCTCGGGAGGCGTCTCAAGCAGCAGTATCCAGTCGCCCGGGCTTACGCACCCCACCTGATTCTTTTCATGGCAACAAATTAA